The DNA sequence CCTCGCGAACCCCGACGGCGTCACCGACCCGGACGGCCGCTTCGCCGATGCCCCGCGGCCCGGCTTCGACGACTCGGCGTGGCAGGCCGTGGACGTCCCGCACGACTGGAGCATCGAGCTCCCGCCGACCCCGCGGGGCGGCACCAGCAGCGCGTCCGGCTTCTTCCGCGGCGGCCTCGGCTGGTACCGCAAGTCGTTCACCCTGCCGCCCTCGCTCGGCGGGAAGCGCGTGTCGGTCGAGTTCGACGGCGTCTATTCGGACGCGCACGTGTACCTGAACGGCGAGCTGCTCGGCAACCACCCGTACGCCTACACCGGGTTCGCCTTCGACCTCACCGGCAAGCTGCACACCGACGGGCGGACGCCGAACGTCCTCGCCGTGCGGGCGGTGAACCCGCTGCCCAGCAGCCGCTGGTACTCCGGCAGCGGCATCTACCGCCGCGTCCGGCTGGTCGTGACCGACCCGGTGCACGTCGCCCGGCACGGCACGTTCGTCACCACCCCGGACATCGCCGGCGGCGGCGGGACCGTGCGGGTGGCCACGGACGTCGCGAACGACTCCGCCGCCACCGTGGTGGCCGAGGTGCGCACGACGGTCACCGACCCGGCCGGCCGGGTGGCGGCCGAGGGGTCGGCGACCGTGGCCGTCCCCGCCGGCCGGACGGCGACGGCGGTGACCACGCCGAAGGTCGCCGCGCCGCAGCTGTGGTCGACCGGGCGGCCCCGGCGGTACCGGGTGCGGACCGACGTCGTCGTGGCCGGGCGCGTGGCCGACACGACGACCACGGACTTCGGGTTCCGCCACTTCGAATTCCACCCGGACAACGGGTTCTCGCTCAACGGCGTGCCGATGAAGCTGCGCGGGGTCAACCTGCACTCGACGCAGGGCGCGCTCGGCGCGGTGATCGACGCGGCCGCGCTGGAGCACCAGATGCGGCTGGTGCTCGCGATGGGCGTCAACGCGCTGCGGACCGCGCACAACCCGCCCGACCCGCAGCTGGTGGCGATCTGCGACCGGCTCGGGATCCTGCTGATGGTCGAGGCGTTCGACTGCTGGCGGACCGGCAAGGTCGAGTACGACTACCACCGCGACTTCGACGCGTGGAGCGGGCGCGACATCGCGGAAATGGTGCACTCGGCCAAGAACTCGCCGTCGGTCGTGCTGTGGTCGATCGGCAACGAGGTGCCGGACGCGTCGATGGCGGGCGGCCCGGCCATCGCGGCCGGCCTGATCGCCGCGGTCCGGGCGATCGATCCGACCCGGCCGGTGATCATGGGGTCCGACCGCTACCGGAGCGTGCCCGCGCCGGGCTCGCCGCAGGACCTGATCCTGCGGCAGCTCGACGGCCTCGGCGTCAACTACAACACCGCGCAGTCGATCGACGGGCTGCACGCGGCGTACCCGGACAAGTTCTTCTTCGAGTCGGAATCGTCGTCGGAGACCTCGACGCGCGGGGTGTACCAGGACCCGGACCTGCTCAACACCGGGGAGAACCACACTCCGGGCAAGCGGGCGACGTCGTCCTACGACAACAACCTGGCCTCGTGGACCTTCAGCGGCGAGTACTCGCTCAAGAAGGACCGGGACCGGAAGTTCTGCCAGGGCCAGTTCCTCTGGGCCGGGCAGGACTACCTCGGCGAGCCGACCCCGTACGACGTGTTCCCGGTCAAGACGTCGTTCTTCGGCGCGATCGACAGCGCGGGCCTGCCGAAGGACGCCTTCCACCTCTTCCGCAGCCAGTGGACGGCGGAACCGATGGTGCACCTGGCACCGGTGGATTGGACCGGGCACCGGCCGGGCGAACCGGTCGCGGTCTGGGTCTACTCCACTGTGGACACCGTCGAGCTGGTGCTCAACGGGCGTTCGCTCGGCGTCAGGAGCTTCACCCGGAAGACCACTGTGGACGGACGGCCGTACCTGGAGACGGCCGAGCCGCCGGGCGACGACAAGAACGACCCCTCGGGCAGCTACACCAGCCCGAACGGCGGCTCCGGCAAGCTGCACCTGACCTGGACGGTGCCGTTCGAACCCGGCACGCTGACCGCGATCGCCCGCGCGGGCGGCCGGGAGGTGGCCCGCGACCGGATCGTCACCGCCGGGCCCGCGCACGCGATCACGCTGACCGCACCGGACCGGGCCGAGGGCGGCGCGATGGCGTTCGTGACGGCGTCCGTCGTGGACGCCAGGGGCGTGGTCGTGCCCGGCGGCGAACCGGTGCTGCGGTTCGGCGTCCGCGGTCCCGGGCGGGTGGCCGGGGTGGACAACGGCAGGCAGGAACTGGCGCAGAGCTACCAGCAGCCGACGATCCCCGCGTTCAAGGGCCAGGCGGTGGCGGTGATCGCGGCGACCGGCGGCCGCGGCCCGATCACGGTGACGGCGACCGCGCCGGGGCTGGTGCCCGGCCGGATCACCTTGCCGGGCACCGGCTCCGGGCAGCGCAACGGGCCCGGGGCGCGGGCGGTGGAGTCGCCCGCGCCGGTCGTGGTGACCGCCGCGGACGCGAGCTACTCCGGTGCGCCGGACACGCTGCCGGCGGCGATGCTGGACGGCGACCCGGCGACCGGCTGGTCGAACTTCTACCTGAAGCCGGCGACTGCCACGCTGGCCGCGGTGAGCCGGCCGCGGCCGCGGGACTGGGTGTCGCTGGCCTGGCCCGCGGCGCGGCGGATCGGCGTGGTCACCGCCCGGTTCGTCGTCGACGCGAAGCACGCGTTGCCGACGGCGGCCGAGGTCACCGTCCGCACCGCGCGGGGGTGGGAGCCGGTGCGGAACCTCCGGATCACCTGGGGGAACGGCTCGGGCGACCCGACGACGCTCGAGTTCGATCCCGTGGTGACCGCGGAGGTGCGGGTGACGTTGTCCGCGACGGGATTCCTGCGGATCAGCGCACTGGCCGCGAGCTGACGATCAGCGGCTGCAGGGCGCCAGTGCGTCCAGGCCCTGCGGTTTCTCGGCGTTGCGGCCGATCGCCGTGGCGATGCGGTTGATCGTCGCGACGCGCTTGTCCTCCAGCGGGCCGAGGATCGCGTTCTGGACGAAGTTCGCGCCGCCTTCGCCGGCGCTCGTGACGAGGCGGTTGTTGGCTTCGGCGATCTGCGTGTCCAGGAGCTCCAGGTTGCGCTGGACTTCGGCCTGGGCCTGCGCGGGGATTTCCGGGAGCCGGCTTTCCACGTCCGGGCAGGTGATCTGGCCGGCGGCGGTGTCCTGCGCGGGCGGGGGTGCGGGGGCCGGTGCTTGCGACGAAGCCGCCCCGGAGCCGGCCTGGCCGCCCAGCGAGCACGCCGCGAGGCCGCCGAGGTTCTGCGGTTTCTCGCCCTGCCGGCCGATGGCGATGGCGATCCGGTCGATCGTCGACGCGCGTTTGTCCTGCAGCGGCCCGAGGATCGCGTTCTGGACGAAGTTGGGCCCGCCCTGGCCTTCGGTCGTGACGAGCCGGTTGTCGGCTTCGGCGATCTGGGTGTCCAGCAGCTGCAGGTTGCGCTGGACCTCGGCTTGCGCCTGGGCCGGGATCGCCGGGAGCCGGCTCGCCACGTCCGGGCAGGTGATCTGCCCGCCCGACGCCGCGCTGGCGGCGCCGGGGTCGCCGACGGTCGTCGCGATCACCAGCGCTCCCGCCGCGATGCCGAGGCCGAGGGCCGCCGTCGCGATCTTCGTCCGCCGAGAGAGGCGGTGCCGTCCACCGGTAGCAGGCATGAATCACTCCAAGTTAGCGTGAACAGAGAGGGTCCACACGGGCAGCGCGCGGTTGTTCCGAATGGCGCGGCCGACTGGGCCGCGAAGGTCATCGTGGCGGCTCCACCAGCGATTTGTCCAGTGGGAAACGGCAAACGGAGAGATGCTGAACCATTCCGAACCGCGGTCCGTATTACGCAGTGAAAGGCGGCTTGTGCGATTCCCGCGAAAGCCGGGTCTTGACGTGGCCGCCGTCGCCTCCTAGCGTCGGCATACCGACCGGTCGGTGTCCAAAGGAGGTCACTGGATGAGCTGGTACGACGCGAAGCCCTGGCTCGCGAGCTACGACGAACGGGTGCGGGACGCGGGACCGGCCAAGCCGACGACGCTGCCCGAATCGTTCCGCCGCGCCGCGGACCACGTCCCCGACCGGGCGGCCATCGCGTACTTCGACGCGCGGCTGAGCTACCGGGACCTCGACCGGCTTTCCGACGGCGTCGCGCGCTACCTGACCCGGAACGGCTTCGCGCGCGGCGACCGGCTGGCGCTGGTGCTGCAGAACATCCCGCAGTTCGTGATCGCGCTGCTCGGCGCGTGGAAGGCCGGCGGGATCGTCGTCCCGGTCAACCCGATGTACCGCGAGCGCGAGCTGACCCACGTGCTCACCGACGCCGGCGTCAAGGCGATCGTCTGCTCGCAGCGCGGCTGGAACGCCTACATCGCGAAGACCGCCGAAGGCAGCTCCGTCGAAATCTCGCTCACCACCAGCGAACTCGAGTTCCAGACCCGCGACGACGAGCGCGTGCTGGCCAAGGTCGAGAAGGAGGAGACGCCGGGCGCCACCGAACTCCTCGAAGCCGCGAACACGCCGGGGGAGAAGCCGCCGGAACCCGCCTTCGCGCTCGACGACACCGCCCTGATCAGCTACACCTCCGGCACCAGCGGCACGCCGAAGGGCGCCACCAACACCCACGGCAACATCGGCACCAACGCCGCCGGGCTCGGCTCGTTCAGCGGCCTGCCCGCCGGTTCGACGCTGTTCGGGCTCGCGCCGCTGTTCCACATCACCGGCATGGTCTGCGAACTCGGCTCCGCGATCGACATCGAGGGCACCCTCGCCCTGGCCTACCGCTTCGAGCCGGGCGTCGTGCTCGACGCTTTCCTGGAGCACCGGCCGTCGTACACGGTCGGGCCGTCCACGGCGTACATGGCGCTGATGGCCCACCCGTCCTTCAGCCGCGAGCACTTCGCGTCCTTCGCGCTGCTGTACTCCGGCGGTGCCGCGCTGCCGCCCGCGGTCGTCGAGGCGTTCCGCGCGAAGACCGGGCACTACATCCACAACGGCTACGGCCTCACCGAGACCACCGCGGGCTGCGTCGTCGTCCCGGGGACCCTCGAAGCGCCGATCGACCCGGAGTCGGGCACCATCTCGATCGGCCTGCCGGTGCCGGACACGATCGTCCGGATCCTCGGCGAGAACGGCGAAGAGCTGCCGTTCGGGCAGCCCGGGGAGATCGCCGTCGAGGGCCCGATGGTCGTCCCGGGCTACTGGAACCGGCCGGACGCCACCGCCGAGGCCCTGCCCGGCGGGCGCCTGCTCACCGGCGACATCGGGTTCATGGACGAGCGCGGCTGGGTCTACGTCGTCGACCGCAAGAAGGACATGATCAACGCGTCGGGCTTCAAGGTCTGGCCGCGCGAGGTCGAGGACGTCCTCTACACGCACCCGGCCGTCCGTGAAGCCGCCGTCGTCGGGATCGCCGACGAGTACCGCGGCGAGACCGTCAAGGCGTACGTCAGCCCGGCGCCGGGAGTGGCCGCCGATCCGGCGGAACTCGTGGCGTGGTGCAAGGAACGGCTCGCCGCCTACAAGTACCCGCGCACCGTCGTGGTGCTCGACGAACTGCCGAAGACCACCAGCGGCAAGATCCTCCGCCGCGAACTGCGGGCGAGGGGCTGATGGTCGAGACCGCCCGCGGCGCGATCGCGCCGGAAGCGCTGGGCCGGGTGCTCATGCACGAGCACCTCTTCGTGCTCAGCCCGGAATTCGTCCAGAACTACCCGGAGCACGAAGGGTTCCGCGAGGACGAGCACGTCCCCGAAGCGATCCGGCGGCTCCAGGAGCTGAAGGAAGCCGGGATCGACACGATCGTCGACCCGACGGTGATCGGGCTCGGCCGGTACATCCCGCGCGTGCAGCGGGTCGCCGCCGGGACCGAGGTCAACATCGTCGTCGCGACCGGGCTCTACACCTACAACGACGTGCCGCACTACCTGCACTTCCGCGGGCCAGGCACGCTGTTGCAGGGCGAAGACCCGCTCGTCGGGATGTTCGTCGGGGACATCCGGGACGGGATCGCCGGCACCGGCGTCAAGGCCGGGCTCCTCAAGTGCGCCACCGACGAACCCGGCGTCACCCCCGGCGTCGAACGCGTGCTGCGCGCGGTGGCGAAGGCGCACGCCGAGACCGGCACGCCGATCATGACGCACACGCACGCCGGCACCCGGCGCGGGCTGGAGCAGCAGAACGTCTTCGAGGACGAAGGTGTCGACCTGAGCCGGGTGCTGATCGGGCACTCCGGGGACTCGACGGACCTCGGGTACCTCACCGAGCTCGCCGACCGCGGGTCGCTGCTCGGGATGGACCGGTTCGGCCTGGACCTGCTGCTGCCGTTCGAGGAGCGGGTGAACACCGTCGCGGCGATGTGCGAGCGCGGCTACGCGGGCAGCATGGTGCTCTCGCACGACGCGTCCTGCTACATCGACTGGCTGCCCGCCGAGCAGCTGCCCGTGCTCACGCCGAACTGGCACTACCTGCACATCACCCGGGACGTGCTGCCCGCGCTGCGGGAGCGCGGGGTGTCCGAAACGGACATCACGACGATGCTCGTGGACAACCCCCGGCGGTTCCTGTCCCCGGCGGGCTGAGCCGTTATCCTGGTGCGTCCGATCGGAGAGGGGGTCGCGCGGTGACCCGAGCAAGCACCCGGAAGCCGGGCGAGGCGACGGGCGACGACCAGGCCGCCGTGCCCCGGCGGCTGCTGGAGCACGCCACGAAGCTGTTCGCCAAGAAGGGCTTCGACCGCACGTCCGTCCAGGAGATCGTCGAGGCCGCGGGCGTCACCAAAGGCGCGATGTACCACTACTTCGACTCCAAGGACGACCTGCTCTACGAGATCTACGCCCGCGTCCTGCGCGAGCAGACCCGGCAGCTGGAGAGCGTCGCCGACTCCGGCGCGCCGCTGCGGGAACGGCTCGCCGCCGCCGCGTCCGACGTCGTCGTGTCCAGCATCGACAACCTCGACGACAACACGATCTTCCTGCAGTCCATGCACCAGCTGTCCCCGGACAAGCGGAAGGCGGTGCGCGCCGAGCGCCGCAAGTACCACGAGCGCTTCCGCGGCCTGGTCGAAGAGGGCCAGGCGTCGGGCGAGTTCCGCACGGACAAGCCGGCCGACGTCGTCGTCGACTTCTTCTTCGGCTCGGTGCACCACCTGGGCTCGTGGTACCGGCGCGGCGGCTCGCTGACCGCCCGCCAGATCGGCGACCACTACTCGGACCTGCTGCTGGCCGCCTTGCGCCCGCCTGGTTGATTGGTGCGGTGACCGATTTCCCGCCGCTGCCCGTGCTCGGCAAGCTGACGCCGGCCGAGCGCGAGCTGATCGAGGCCGCCCGGCGCGGCGAGGTGGCGACGCCGGACGCGCCCGTCCGCGCCGACGTGCTGCGGGAGCTGCTGCTCGGCCGCCGCGGCCCGCTGGACCCGCTGGGCGTCCGCGTCGAAGGCGCCCGGATCGCCGGGACGCTGAACCTCGACCGCGTCGAAGCCGAGGCCGGCCTCACCCTGACCGGGTGCGTGGTCGTGAACCCGGTCAGCGTGCGGCGGGGCCGGCTCCCGTGGCTCGACCTGTCCGGCAGCCGGATCGCCGGGTTCGACGGCGACGGCGTCCGGATCGATGACGACCTCCACCTCGCCGGCGTGCGCGCGACCGGCTCCGGCGAGTACGGCGCGATCTGCCTGCGGGACGCCCGGGTCGGCGGCCGCGTCCACCTCGGCGATGCCGACGTCACCGGCGAGGACGGGCCCGCGGTGTACCTCGACGGGCTGGCGAGCGCCGGCCTGCGGTGCGTCGGCCTGCGGGCGGCCGGCGACGGCGAGCTGGGCGCGGTCCGCCTGCTCAACGCGCACGTCACCGGCCAGGTCAGCTTCGACGACGCCGTGCTGACCAACCGGGACGGGCCCGCGCTGCACGCCGACGGCCTCGTCGCGGACGGCGACGTCCGGCTGGTCTCGGCGGAGGTCACCGGGGCCGGCGACGACGGTGCGCTGCGCCTGATCGGCGCCCGGATCGGCGGGGAAGCCGACCTCACCGGCGCCGTGCTGACCAACGAAACCGGCCCCGCCCTCGAGGCCGACCGCCTCCACGCCGGTGACCTGCGGCTCGACGGCGTCACCGCGCTCGCGGCCGCCGAGGGCGAGGCGATCAGCCTGCTCGGCGCGCGGATCGACGGCCAGCTCAACGCCGGCGCCGCGGTCGTCGTCAACCGCCGCGGCCGGGGACTGAGCGCCGACGGCATCCGGGTCGGCGACAGCTTCCACGCCGACGGACTGACAGCGCGGGCCTCGGGGGAGTACGGCGCGCTCTGCCTGCTCAGCGCGCACGTCGCCGGCAACCTCTACCTCGACGGCGCCGAACTGACCAACGACAGCGGGGCGGCGCTGAGCGGCGACCGGCTCGCCGTCGACGGCAACTTCCGCGCCAACGAGCTGACCGCGGGCGGGTCCGGGGAACCGGGCACGGTCCGGCTGCTCGGCGCCCGGATCGGCGGCCGGGTGGACCTCGAGGGCGCGCGGCTGACCAACGACGTGAGCCCGGCGCTGTACGCCGACGGCCTGCACGTCGGCGGCAACCTGGCCCTCTCGGGCGCGACGGTCACCGGCGCCGGCGAGGAGGGCGCGATCCGGCTGCACGGCGCCGAGATCACCGGCCAGGCGCTGCTCGACGGCGTCGAGCTGGCCAACGCGTCCGGTCCCGCGTTCCTCGCGGACGCCTCGCGGGTGGGCAACTACCTCGACTTCACCGGCCTGAAGGCGACCTCTTCGGCCGGGTGGGCCGCGGTGAGCCTGTCCGGGGTGCGGGTCGAAGGCCAGGTCAGCTTCGAGGACGCCGAGATCACCAACGATGCGGGTCCGGCGCTGCACGCCGACCG is a window from the Amycolatopsis sp. cg9 genome containing:
- a CDS encoding AMP-binding protein: MSWYDAKPWLASYDERVRDAGPAKPTTLPESFRRAADHVPDRAAIAYFDARLSYRDLDRLSDGVARYLTRNGFARGDRLALVLQNIPQFVIALLGAWKAGGIVVPVNPMYRERELTHVLTDAGVKAIVCSQRGWNAYIAKTAEGSSVEISLTTSELEFQTRDDERVLAKVEKEETPGATELLEAANTPGEKPPEPAFALDDTALISYTSGTSGTPKGATNTHGNIGTNAAGLGSFSGLPAGSTLFGLAPLFHITGMVCELGSAIDIEGTLALAYRFEPGVVLDAFLEHRPSYTVGPSTAYMALMAHPSFSREHFASFALLYSGGAALPPAVVEAFRAKTGHYIHNGYGLTETTAGCVVVPGTLEAPIDPESGTISIGLPVPDTIVRILGENGEELPFGQPGEIAVEGPMVVPGYWNRPDATAEALPGGRLLTGDIGFMDERGWVYVVDRKKDMINASGFKVWPREVEDVLYTHPAVREAAVVGIADEYRGETVKAYVSPAPGVAADPAELVAWCKERLAAYKYPRTVVVLDELPKTTSGKILRRELRARG
- a CDS encoding glycoside hydrolase family 2 TIM barrel-domain containing protein, producing MVLGGAGAAVVTSAFAPVARAAEVLTRPDLAITGRSTDLGTGWRFALANPDGVTDPDGRFADAPRPGFDDSAWQAVDVPHDWSIELPPTPRGGTSSASGFFRGGLGWYRKSFTLPPSLGGKRVSVEFDGVYSDAHVYLNGELLGNHPYAYTGFAFDLTGKLHTDGRTPNVLAVRAVNPLPSSRWYSGSGIYRRVRLVVTDPVHVARHGTFVTTPDIAGGGGTVRVATDVANDSAATVVAEVRTTVTDPAGRVAAEGSATVAVPAGRTATAVTTPKVAAPQLWSTGRPRRYRVRTDVVVAGRVADTTTTDFGFRHFEFHPDNGFSLNGVPMKLRGVNLHSTQGALGAVIDAAALEHQMRLVLAMGVNALRTAHNPPDPQLVAICDRLGILLMVEAFDCWRTGKVEYDYHRDFDAWSGRDIAEMVHSAKNSPSVVLWSIGNEVPDASMAGGPAIAAGLIAAVRAIDPTRPVIMGSDRYRSVPAPGSPQDLILRQLDGLGVNYNTAQSIDGLHAAYPDKFFFESESSSETSTRGVYQDPDLLNTGENHTPGKRATSSYDNNLASWTFSGEYSLKKDRDRKFCQGQFLWAGQDYLGEPTPYDVFPVKTSFFGAIDSAGLPKDAFHLFRSQWTAEPMVHLAPVDWTGHRPGEPVAVWVYSTVDTVELVLNGRSLGVRSFTRKTTVDGRPYLETAEPPGDDKNDPSGSYTSPNGGSGKLHLTWTVPFEPGTLTAIARAGGREVARDRIVTAGPAHAITLTAPDRAEGGAMAFVTASVVDARGVVVPGGEPVLRFGVRGPGRVAGVDNGRQELAQSYQQPTIPAFKGQAVAVIAATGGRGPITVTATAPGLVPGRITLPGTGSGQRNGPGARAVESPAPVVVTAADASYSGAPDTLPAAMLDGDPATGWSNFYLKPATATLAAVSRPRPRDWVSLAWPAARRIGVVTARFVVDAKHALPTAAEVTVRTARGWEPVRNLRITWGNGSGDPTTLEFDPVVTAEVRVTLSATGFLRISALAAS
- a CDS encoding TetR/AcrR family transcriptional regulator; translation: MTRASTRKPGEATGDDQAAVPRRLLEHATKLFAKKGFDRTSVQEIVEAAGVTKGAMYHYFDSKDDLLYEIYARVLREQTRQLESVADSGAPLRERLAAAASDVVVSSIDNLDDNTIFLQSMHQLSPDKRKAVRAERRKYHERFRGLVEEGQASGEFRTDKPADVVVDFFFGSVHHLGSWYRRGGSLTARQIGDHYSDLLLAALRPPG
- a CDS encoding phosphotriesterase encodes the protein MVETARGAIAPEALGRVLMHEHLFVLSPEFVQNYPEHEGFREDEHVPEAIRRLQELKEAGIDTIVDPTVIGLGRYIPRVQRVAAGTEVNIVVATGLYTYNDVPHYLHFRGPGTLLQGEDPLVGMFVGDIRDGIAGTGVKAGLLKCATDEPGVTPGVERVLRAVAKAHAETGTPIMTHTHAGTRRGLEQQNVFEDEGVDLSRVLIGHSGDSTDLGYLTELADRGSLLGMDRFGLDLLLPFEERVNTVAAMCERGYAGSMVLSHDASCYIDWLPAEQLPVLTPNWHYLHITRDVLPALRERGVSETDITTMLVDNPRRFLSPAG